In Nocardia sp. NBC_01327, the genomic stretch GCTGGCAGCCGCCGCAGTTGCGTTCAGCCGTCGCTGAATCCGGCCCGGCGCTCGCGAGGCAACGCGGCAATGTCACAGTGGGTGCGTCTGTGTCGTCGGTTGGGTGAGTGATCGTCCGGACGGGCGAGTGAAAACGAACGGTGAGGCGACAATGAGCAGCGACGAACGGCCCAGTGCACCCGGTCAGGACGAATTGGCGCGCCGATTCGAGGAGCATCGCGGATATCTGCGCCGGGTCGCCTACAGCACGCTCGGCAGTCTCAGCGATGCCGACGATGTGGTGCAGGACGCGTGGCTGCGGCTGCAGCGCTACTACGAGACCAGCCCGGACGGCGCCGAGATCGAGAATCTGCGCGCCTGGCTGACCACCGTCACCGGGCGTCTGGCGCTGGACCATCTGGGTTCCGCGCGCGCCCGGCGGGAGCAGTACGTCGGTGAATGGCTGCCCGAACCCGAGATCACCAATTGGGACGATCCGGCCGACCGCGTCACCCAGGACGAGCGCGTCACCACGGCGCTGCTCGTGGTGCTGGAATCGCTCTCCCCCGCCGAACGCACCGCATTCGTCCTGCAGGATGTCTTCGGCATGACCGGCCCGGAGGTGGCCGAGGTGGTGGGCCGCACCCCGGCGGCGGTGCGCCAGCTGGCTTCTCGCGCGCGCAAGCATGTGGAGTCGGGCACCCCGCGCTTCCCGGCCGATCCGGCCGAGCACGAGCAGGTGGTGTCGGCCTTCTCGGTGGCCTGGCGCTCGGGCGATCTGAGCGCCCTGCTGGGCGTGCTCGATTCGAACGTCACCTTCACCTCCGACGGCGGCGGCAAGGTGCAGGCCTTCCTGCATCCGCTGCACGGTTCGGGTTCGGTCGCGGAGACGCTGGTGAGCTTCCAGCAGTTCATGACGAAAACCGGTGGGGCATGGGGCCGTTCGGTGCTCGTCAACGGCCGTCCGGGCCTGGTGGTATTCGACGGCAAATTCCTGGGCGTCCTCTCGTTCACCATCGACAACGGCCGCATCACCAATA encodes the following:
- the sigJ gene encoding RNA polymerase sigma factor SigJ, which gives rise to MSSDERPSAPGQDELARRFEEHRGYLRRVAYSTLGSLSDADDVVQDAWLRLQRYYETSPDGAEIENLRAWLTTVTGRLALDHLGSARARREQYVGEWLPEPEITNWDDPADRVTQDERVTTALLVVLESLSPAERTAFVLQDVFGMTGPEVAEVVGRTPAAVRQLASRARKHVESGTPRFPADPAEHEQVVSAFSVAWRSGDLSALLGVLDSNVTFTSDGGGKVQAFLHPLHGSGSVAETLVSFQQFMTKTGGAWGRSVLVNGRPGLVVFDGKFLGVLSFTIDNGRITNIDVVRNPDKLHNLPTEADADWTLGDHS